In Rubripirellula amarantea, a single genomic region encodes these proteins:
- a CDS encoding NADH-quinone oxidoreductase subunit B family protein, which produces MSKPKLGVFKFASCDGCQLSLLSAEDQLLELAGAVEIGYFLEATSKIAPGPYDIALVEGSITTPHDVERIQQVRRDCKFLITIGACATAGGIQALRNWADCDEFVQAVYASPQFISTLATSTAIADHVSVDFELRGCPINQYQLIEVIGSLLAGRRPRTRVHSVCLECKRRGTVCVMVAQGTACLGPVTQAGCNAICPSFNRGCYGCHGPAAQPNLVSITNQFASDGVPKEQIVRSLRSFNGYAPEFRVEGDRLDASQESGE; this is translated from the coding sequence ATGAGCAAACCGAAACTCGGCGTTTTTAAGTTCGCATCCTGTGATGGTTGTCAGTTGTCGCTGCTGTCGGCTGAGGATCAATTGTTGGAATTGGCCGGTGCGGTTGAAATCGGATATTTCTTAGAAGCGACCAGCAAGATTGCGCCGGGGCCTTACGACATTGCATTGGTGGAAGGTTCGATCACCACGCCTCATGACGTCGAGCGGATTCAGCAAGTTCGACGCGACTGCAAGTTCTTAATCACGATCGGTGCTTGTGCGACCGCTGGCGGCATCCAAGCACTTCGCAACTGGGCCGACTGCGACGAATTTGTGCAGGCCGTTTACGCTTCGCCTCAATTTATCTCGACACTTGCGACATCGACCGCGATCGCTGATCACGTCAGCGTCGACTTTGAATTGCGAGGTTGCCCGATCAACCAGTACCAATTGATCGAGGTCATCGGATCACTTTTAGCTGGCCGCCGACCGCGAACTCGGGTGCACTCGGTTTGTCTGGAATGCAAGCGACGTGGCACCGTGTGCGTGATGGTTGCCCAAGGCACAGCATGCCTTGGGCCTGTCACGCAAGCGGGATGCAATGCGATTTGCCCGTCGTTTAATCGCGGCTGCTACGGTTGCCACGGCCCCGCGGCACAACCAAACTTGGTCAGCATTACCAATCAATTCGCAAGTGACGGGGTACCGAAAGAACAAATCGTTCGCAGCCTGCGCAGCTTCAATGGTTACGCGCCGGAGTTCCGTGTCGAGGGCGATCGTTTGGACGCGTCGCAGGAGTCGGGCGAATGA
- the ppsA gene encoding phosphoenolpyruvate synthase: MSVASVPSTSATDLVRWFDQISMADVSTVGGKNASLGEMCRQLTPRGVRIPNGFATTADAYRTFLHDSGLDEKIAQVLSGMNVSDVGSLQHHGQIVRHMILDTPLPAELSHAITDAYHHLCKGQDHLADVAVRSSATAEDLPDASFAGQQETYLNVRGQASVLDACRRCFASLFTDRAISYRARHGYDSMQVALSIGIQKMVRSDLATSGVMFSIDTESGFSDVVLINAAYGLGENVVQGSVNPDEYYVYKPTLRQGFRPILKKAIGRKELKMIYDCGGSKMTKNVPVDPEQANRFALSDDDILQLARWACEIEDHYSQLRGDICPMDMEWAKDGQTGELFIVQARPETVQSRKQVTAIERYHLKETSAKILTGRSVGERIASGPVRLVHDVGRLADFQEGEILVTDKTDPDWEPVMKRAAGIITNRGGRTCHAAIVSRELNLPAIVGTIHATDRLQDGQIVTINCAEGDEGVVYEGELAFDVETIDATGMQRPRTKMMMNVGSPDEAFSLAAIPNDGVGLAREEFIISTYVKVHPQALLDYDKLDGATRRQVDEATLGYDNKPQFYIDRLAEGVGLIAAAFAPNDVIVRLSDFKTNEYANLIGGAAYEPHEENPMLGFRGASRYYDESFRDAFGLECKAMHKVRNQMGLKNVKLMIPFCRTVEEGRKVQEEMAKYDLVRGQDGLEFYVMCEIPSNVILADQFAEIFDGFSIGSNDLTQLTLGVDRDSAIVAHVFDERNDAVKRLIASVIQTAKIHNVKIGICGQAPSDYPDFAEFLVQQGIDSISLTPDAILKTTLQVLDVERSAV; the protein is encoded by the coding sequence ATGAGCGTTGCTAGTGTTCCATCCACCTCTGCGACCGACTTGGTTCGCTGGTTTGACCAAATCTCGATGGCTGACGTTTCGACCGTCGGCGGAAAGAACGCATCACTTGGTGAAATGTGTCGCCAACTGACGCCCCGCGGTGTTCGCATCCCCAACGGTTTCGCCACCACCGCGGACGCGTACCGCACGTTCTTGCATGATTCCGGGCTTGACGAAAAAATCGCACAAGTTCTTAGTGGGATGAACGTCAGCGATGTGGGAAGCTTGCAGCACCACGGACAAATTGTGCGGCACATGATTCTCGATACACCGCTTCCCGCTGAACTGTCCCACGCGATCACGGACGCCTATCACCACCTTTGCAAAGGACAAGATCATCTAGCGGACGTGGCGGTTCGCAGCAGTGCGACAGCCGAGGATCTGCCCGATGCCAGTTTTGCCGGTCAGCAAGAAACGTACTTGAACGTGCGTGGGCAAGCGTCGGTGCTAGATGCCTGTCGACGTTGCTTCGCTTCGTTGTTTACCGATCGCGCAATCTCGTACCGGGCTCGTCATGGCTATGATTCAATGCAAGTGGCATTGTCGATTGGCATTCAAAAGATGGTCCGGTCAGATTTGGCAACTTCAGGCGTGATGTTTTCTATCGACACGGAAAGTGGATTCAGCGACGTTGTCCTGATCAACGCTGCATACGGGTTGGGCGAAAACGTCGTCCAAGGGAGCGTGAATCCGGACGAATACTACGTTTACAAGCCGACGCTTCGTCAGGGATTTCGTCCGATTCTTAAGAAAGCAATTGGTCGCAAAGAACTGAAAATGATCTATGACTGCGGCGGCAGCAAGATGACCAAGAACGTGCCGGTCGACCCTGAACAAGCGAATCGTTTTGCTTTGAGTGACGATGATATTCTGCAGCTTGCTCGATGGGCCTGCGAAATCGAAGACCATTACAGCCAACTTCGCGGTGACATTTGCCCGATGGATATGGAATGGGCCAAAGACGGACAAACCGGCGAGCTGTTTATCGTGCAAGCTCGACCGGAAACGGTACAGTCGCGGAAGCAGGTGACGGCGATTGAGCGTTACCACCTGAAAGAGACGTCGGCGAAAATCTTGACTGGTCGCAGCGTCGGTGAACGCATCGCATCGGGACCGGTGCGTTTGGTCCACGACGTGGGACGGTTGGCTGATTTCCAAGAAGGGGAAATCCTGGTCACGGACAAAACTGACCCCGACTGGGAACCCGTGATGAAGCGCGCTGCAGGCATCATCACCAATCGCGGTGGTCGAACCTGTCACGCTGCCATCGTCAGTCGTGAACTGAATTTACCGGCGATCGTGGGAACCATTCATGCGACAGATCGTTTGCAAGACGGTCAGATCGTCACGATCAACTGCGCCGAGGGGGACGAAGGTGTCGTCTACGAAGGTGAATTAGCATTTGATGTCGAAACAATCGACGCAACCGGAATGCAGCGACCAAGAACCAAGATGATGATGAACGTCGGTTCGCCCGACGAAGCGTTCTCGCTAGCCGCCATTCCCAACGACGGCGTGGGGCTTGCTCGTGAAGAGTTCATCATCAGCACGTACGTGAAGGTCCACCCCCAAGCCTTGCTTGACTACGACAAATTGGACGGGGCAACTCGCCGGCAAGTCGACGAGGCAACGCTGGGCTACGACAACAAACCACAATTCTACATTGACCGTCTTGCCGAAGGCGTTGGGTTGATTGCTGCGGCGTTTGCACCCAACGATGTAATTGTACGGCTCAGTGATTTTAAGACGAACGAGTATGCGAACCTGATCGGCGGTGCAGCGTACGAACCGCACGAAGAGAATCCTATGCTTGGTTTTCGTGGCGCGTCTCGATACTACGATGAATCATTTCGAGATGCGTTCGGCCTCGAATGCAAGGCCATGCACAAGGTTCGCAACCAGATGGGGTTGAAGAACGTTAAGCTGATGATTCCATTTTGTCGTACGGTTGAAGAAGGCCGCAAAGTCCAGGAAGAGATGGCCAAGTACGATCTGGTCCGCGGACAAGACGGCTTAGAATTTTATGTCATGTGCGAAATTCCCAGCAACGTGATCTTGGCGGATCAGTTTGCTGAGATATTCGACGGATTTTCGATCGGTTCTAATGACCTGACACAACTTACTCTCGGCGTGGACCGCGACTCCGCCATTGTTGCACACGTTTTCGATGAGCGCAACGACGCAGTCAAACGCTTGATCGCATCAGTCATCCAAACCGCCAAGATTCACAATGTCAAAATTGGCATTTGCGGACAAGCGCCGAGCGACTATCCCGACTTTGCAGAGTTTCTGGTCCAGCAGGGCATCGACAGCATTTCGCTTACACCGGACGCGATTCTTAAAACCACACTGCAGGTTTTGGACGTGGAACGCAGTGCCGTTTAG
- a CDS encoding cyclic nucleotide-binding domain-containing protein produces the protein MDTHQLKFILEELRFSAALPDEMLQQIACISSLQTFAIGSLVFRESAIVRDLFLVRRGRLALEMLVPQRGAVRIVTIGPGEMAGWSALLSEGRMTASAIAIEEVEAVVAPAKQLHDLCEANHEFGYRLMHQMADALSKRLVATRLQMLDLFADHTSTSNATSGKPMSDA, from the coding sequence ATGGACACGCATCAACTTAAGTTCATCCTTGAAGAACTGCGTTTTTCCGCTGCACTACCGGATGAGATGTTACAACAGATTGCCTGCATTTCGTCGCTTCAAACCTTTGCCATTGGTTCATTAGTGTTTCGTGAAAGTGCGATCGTCCGTGATCTGTTTTTAGTTCGACGTGGGCGTTTGGCCTTGGAGATGCTTGTTCCTCAACGCGGGGCAGTGCGCATCGTAACGATCGGCCCCGGCGAGATGGCGGGCTGGTCGGCGTTGTTGAGCGAGGGACGTATGACGGCAAGCGCAATCGCGATCGAAGAGGTGGAGGCTGTGGTTGCTCCGGCCAAGCAACTTCACGACCTATGCGAAGCGAATCATGAGTTCGGCTATCGGTTGATGCATCAAATGGCAGATGCGCTTTCCAAACGCTTGGTTGCGACAAGGTTGCAAATGCTTGACCTGTTCGCGGACCACACCAGCACGAGCAATGCAACCTCCGGCAAACCGATGAGCGACGCATGA
- a CDS encoding hydrogenase maturation protease has protein sequence MTKPKTLVVGIGSPHGDDAIGWLVADALKESTDGGETRIEKAASPIEIFNAIDDCERLILCDGCSGLGSPGDTRRWQWPSSEFGQVNWSGTHDFSLIATLQLGERLNRLPPQVVVWAIEIDTNRVGDTLSPSVASAIPDFVQQIKQEMAKDCIEPHHA, from the coding sequence ATGACGAAACCGAAAACTTTGGTCGTCGGTATCGGCAGCCCCCATGGCGACGACGCCATTGGTTGGCTGGTTGCCGACGCACTAAAAGAAAGCACCGACGGCGGTGAGACTCGGATCGAAAAAGCAGCATCGCCGATTGAGATTTTCAACGCGATCGACGATTGCGAGCGACTGATCCTGTGCGATGGTTGCAGCGGACTGGGCAGCCCCGGTGACACGCGACGTTGGCAATGGCCATCGTCAGAATTCGGTCAGGTGAATTGGTCCGGAACGCACGACTTTTCGCTGATCGCAACCCTGCAGTTGGGTGAACGATTAAACCGTTTGCCACCGCAAGTCGTCGTGTGGGCGATCGAAATTGACACCAACCGCGTCGGCGACACACTTTCACCTAGCGTCGCTTCGGCCATCCCAGACTTCGTTCAGCAAATCAAACAGGAAATGGCCAAGGACTGCATCGAACCACATCATGCATGA
- the hypB gene encoding hydrogenase nickel incorporation protein HypB, producing the protein MTTETITVRRDVAAEAKQDAAMERTRLGKRGTLVVNLLSSPGSGKTSLLEATARYFAGRHSMAVLVGDLETDRDARRLSPLVPTAQLTTGGACHLELPLVRRGLDALGDPQVDFLFIENIGNLVCPASHDLGEHLRIVLVSTTEGDDKPGKYPKMFRTSAAMVVTKTDLLPHVPFSVTAVVDDARRIQPDLEAIEVCSLDNTGIAQWCEFLQRERSKRLAEFL; encoded by the coding sequence ATGACGACTGAAACGATTACCGTCCGCCGCGACGTGGCTGCCGAAGCAAAGCAAGACGCTGCGATGGAGCGAACGCGGCTTGGCAAGCGAGGCACGTTGGTGGTCAATCTCTTGTCGTCGCCTGGTTCAGGCAAGACCAGTTTGTTGGAAGCGACCGCTCGCTACTTTGCGGGGCGACATAGCATGGCGGTGTTGGTAGGCGACTTGGAAACCGACCGTGATGCACGCCGACTTTCTCCGTTGGTGCCTACCGCGCAACTGACCACGGGCGGCGCGTGCCATTTGGAATTGCCTTTGGTGCGTCGCGGCTTGGACGCTCTGGGTGATCCGCAAGTTGATTTCCTGTTCATTGAAAACATCGGCAATCTGGTTTGTCCTGCGTCGCACGATCTGGGCGAACACTTGCGGATCGTCTTGGTCAGCACCACCGAAGGCGACGACAAGCCTGGCAAGTACCCAAAGATGTTTCGCACCAGTGCAGCAATGGTGGTAACGAAAACGGATTTGTTGCCGCACGTCCCATTCTCGGTGACTGCGGTCGTCGATGATGCCAGGCGAATCCAGCCCGATTTGGAAGCGATCGAAGTTTGCTCGCTGGACAATACCGGCATTGCCCAATGGTGCGAATTTCTGCAGCGGGAACGATCAAAACGATTGGCCGAGTTTCTATGA
- a CDS encoding FAD/NAD(P)-binding protein, producing the protein MSLQSTHLPNINSGANPWQTHTVSIRSIRQEIDGVATYDLTFRDAALQESYRFAPGQFNMLYLPSAGEIAISISDDPKRTDSLAHTIRVAGNVTRSLAGMSVGQTLGLRGPFGTSWPMAQSVGRDVVIVAGGIGLAPLRPVIHTLLNERRQFGRLNLLYGARSPDTILYHDQYDDWTRRGLIIHTTVDRSQAGWLGNVGVVTTLLEQLRTFDPRNTILLCCGPEVMMRFTVLAAMSRGLSPQQIWISMERNMQCAVGLCGHCQLGPAFVCKDGPIFRYDQIASLLDVEGL; encoded by the coding sequence GTGAGCCTTCAATCAACTCATCTACCGAACATCAATTCGGGTGCCAATCCTTGGCAAACTCACACGGTTTCGATCCGGAGCATTCGGCAAGAGATCGACGGTGTAGCGACGTACGATCTGACGTTTCGAGATGCAGCATTGCAGGAATCGTATCGGTTTGCACCCGGGCAATTCAACATGCTGTACTTGCCTAGCGCGGGGGAGATAGCGATTTCGATAAGCGACGATCCGAAACGCACCGACAGCCTTGCGCACACGATCCGCGTCGCTGGAAATGTGACGCGATCGTTGGCGGGCATGAGCGTCGGTCAGACACTTGGATTAAGAGGACCATTTGGAACAAGCTGGCCAATGGCCCAAAGCGTTGGACGAGATGTTGTGATTGTCGCCGGAGGAATCGGACTGGCACCACTACGTCCTGTTATCCACACTCTGCTAAACGAAAGACGTCAGTTCGGTCGTTTAAACCTACTGTATGGAGCCCGCTCGCCTGACACGATTCTGTACCATGATCAGTACGATGATTGGACGCGCCGCGGACTGATTATCCATACCACGGTCGACCGATCGCAGGCGGGATGGTTAGGAAATGTTGGCGTGGTGACGACATTGCTGGAACAATTGCGCACCTTTGATCCGCGAAACACAATTCTGTTGTGCTGCGGTCCTGAAGTGATGATGCGGTTTACGGTATTGGCCGCGATGTCTCGTGGACTTTCGCCGCAACAAATTTGGATTTCGATGGAACGCAACATGCAATGTGCCGTTGGCTTGTGCGGGCATTGCCAACTCGGCCCAGCCTTTGTTTGCAAGGACGGACCGATCTTCCGCTACGACCAAATCGCTTCTCTATTGGACGTCGAGGGATTGTAA
- a CDS encoding 4Fe-4S dicluster domain-containing protein, which produces MTTQNDRRHDRRFLSKASFGDLFALLRQQGYTVIGPTIDQQAIVYAEIQSADDLPRGWTDDQSPGQYRLKQRDDDALFGYVVGPHSWKQFLFPPRAVLSEADKTDEGWQFSSIEDDPPKYAFLGVRACELAAMRVQDRVFLSGAYVDPIYQGRRNNTLIVAVNCTQAASTCFCTSMNTGPECTSGFDLALTELPDGFVVESATTDGAEIAAALRTHEVTIEQLRSAQTARQQAVVQITRKLDTTNICDTLMSNLDHPRWDEVAERCLSCTNCTMVCPTCFCSSVTEVSDLAGEHVQRERTWDSCFNVDFSYMNGGNVRDNVRSRYRQWLTHKLASWIDQFDTSGCVGCGRCITWCPVGIDLTEEVAAIRGETS; this is translated from the coding sequence ATGACGACGCAGAACGACCGACGACATGACCGGCGGTTTTTGAGCAAAGCGAGCTTCGGTGATCTCTTCGCGCTGCTGCGGCAGCAAGGTTACACCGTGATCGGCCCCACGATCGATCAACAAGCCATCGTCTACGCTGAAATACAATCCGCTGATGACCTACCACGTGGATGGACCGACGATCAATCGCCGGGACAGTATCGCTTGAAACAGCGCGACGATGACGCTCTTTTCGGCTACGTCGTGGGACCACACTCGTGGAAACAGTTTTTATTCCCACCCCGAGCTGTGCTATCGGAAGCTGACAAAACCGACGAAGGCTGGCAGTTTTCTAGCATAGAGGACGATCCGCCAAAGTACGCCTTCTTAGGAGTGCGTGCCTGTGAACTGGCCGCGATGCGAGTGCAAGATCGGGTCTTTCTTTCGGGAGCCTACGTCGATCCCATCTACCAAGGGCGTCGCAATAACACATTGATCGTTGCGGTAAATTGCACACAGGCCGCTTCGACATGCTTCTGTACCTCGATGAACACGGGTCCCGAATGCACTAGCGGTTTCGATCTAGCGCTAACTGAATTGCCCGACGGTTTCGTCGTTGAATCGGCCACCACGGATGGCGCCGAGATCGCTGCTGCTCTAAGAACCCACGAAGTGACAATCGAGCAACTGCGATCGGCTCAAACCGCTCGGCAACAAGCCGTCGTTCAGATCACTCGCAAACTAGACACAACCAACATTTGCGACACATTGATGTCGAACCTGGACCACCCTCGATGGGACGAAGTCGCCGAGCGATGCCTTTCCTGTACTAATTGCACCATGGTTTGCCCGACATGCTTTTGCAGTAGTGTCACTGAGGTCAGCGACCTCGCCGGTGAACATGTGCAGCGTGAGCGAACGTGGGATTCGTGTTTCAATGTCGACTTTAGCTACATGAACGGTGGCAATGTTCGCGACAATGTTCGATCGCGATACCGTCAATGGTTGACCCACAAACTGGCTTCATGGATCGACCAATTCGACACATCGGGCTGTGTTGGTTGCGGTCGCTGCATCACGTGGTGTCCCGTCGGCATCGACCTGACTGAAGAAGTAGCCGCCATTCGCGGAGAAACCTCGTGA
- a CDS encoding Ni/Fe hydrogenase subunit alpha codes for MTQRTIKVNAMTRVEGEGGLYLKLRGNVVEEIRLEIYEPPRFFEAFLRGRPLEEVPDITARICGICPVAYQMSSIHALESALGMTISPEIRKLRRLLYCGEWIESHALHVYLLNAPDFLGYDSGLDMAAEYPDEVNRGLRMKKHGNQILEALGGRAIHPINVAVGGFYRCPRRDELQRLIPDLQWCLDAAIETTRWVATFDFPNFQSDYQLVSLSHDDEYPMNEGRIATSLGESIAVSDFENEFEERQVAHSTALHSLRKKTGAAYFLGPLARVGLNTDRLSPTAKRLADEVGITWPCYNPFQSIVARSLELVHAFEEALAILREYQPARPAKINYEIQSGEGCAATEAPRGLLYHRYHFDDDGKIAEAKIVPPTSQNQPQIESDLRRWVTQILTDDDAATARKCENLVRCYDPCISCSTHFLKLKVDRV; via the coding sequence ATGACGCAGCGAACGATCAAAGTCAACGCAATGACGCGAGTCGAAGGCGAAGGCGGCTTGTACCTGAAACTACGCGGCAATGTGGTGGAAGAAATTCGGTTGGAGATCTACGAACCGCCGCGATTTTTCGAGGCCTTTCTTCGCGGTCGACCGCTGGAGGAAGTCCCCGACATCACGGCGCGGATTTGCGGGATCTGTCCGGTCGCGTATCAGATGAGCAGCATCCATGCGTTGGAGTCCGCGCTGGGCATGACCATCAGCCCGGAAATTCGCAAGCTACGCCGATTACTGTACTGCGGCGAATGGATTGAAAGCCACGCGTTGCATGTTTATTTGCTCAACGCGCCCGATTTCCTGGGGTACGACAGCGGGTTGGACATGGCCGCCGAGTATCCCGACGAAGTCAATCGTGGCTTGCGAATGAAGAAGCACGGCAACCAAATTCTGGAAGCCCTCGGTGGTCGCGCGATCCATCCGATCAACGTGGCCGTCGGAGGATTCTATCGTTGTCCTCGACGCGACGAACTGCAACGTTTGATTCCTGATCTGCAATGGTGCCTAGACGCGGCGATCGAAACGACTCGCTGGGTAGCGACTTTCGATTTTCCAAATTTCCAAAGCGACTATCAACTCGTTTCGTTATCGCACGACGACGAGTACCCGATGAACGAAGGTCGTATCGCGACGTCGCTTGGCGAGTCGATTGCTGTTTCGGATTTCGAGAACGAGTTTGAAGAACGTCAAGTCGCGCACTCGACGGCCTTGCACTCGTTGCGTAAGAAAACCGGCGCAGCGTACTTTCTTGGTCCTCTCGCGCGAGTTGGCTTGAACACGGATCGTCTTTCACCGACGGCGAAACGTTTGGCCGATGAAGTAGGCATCACGTGGCCTTGTTACAACCCATTTCAAAGCATCGTGGCCCGCAGCCTGGAATTGGTTCACGCTTTTGAAGAAGCCCTCGCGATCTTGCGCGAGTACCAACCGGCTCGTCCGGCCAAGATCAACTATGAAATTCAGAGCGGGGAAGGGTGCGCCGCAACGGAAGCCCCACGCGGTTTGCTGTACCATCGCTACCACTTCGACGACGACGGAAAAATTGCCGAAGCCAAGATTGTCCCGCCGACATCCCAAAACCAGCCTCAGATCGAATCCGACTTACGACGCTGGGTCACGCAAATTCTGACTGACGACGACGCGGCCACGGCTAGGAAGTGCGAAAACCTGGTGCGTTGCTACGACCCCTGCATCAGTTGCTCGACTCATTTTTTGAAACTGAAGGTCGACCGCGTATGA
- a CDS encoding hydrogenase maturation nickel metallochaperone HypA/HybF — protein MHEHSLVKNLLRQADAIRRQHDAKRVDEIRVEIGPLSGVEPLLLASAFKQLACEEIFCNAQLIIDQVELVARCNACEKQFVIHDFDFRCADCGRGVDVIRGDELQLVSVSLASDEPATTGKTR, from the coding sequence ATGCATGAACACTCGCTCGTCAAAAACCTGCTCCGACAAGCCGATGCGATTCGTCGGCAACATGATGCCAAGCGTGTTGACGAGATTCGTGTGGAGATCGGACCGCTTTCGGGCGTCGAACCGTTGTTGCTGGCTAGTGCGTTTAAGCAACTTGCTTGCGAAGAAATATTTTGCAACGCACAACTGATCATTGACCAAGTCGAATTGGTTGCCCGGTGCAATGCGTGCGAAAAGCAATTTGTGATCCACGACTTCGACTTTCGCTGTGCCGATTGCGGACGCGGTGTGGATGTGATTCGCGGCGATGAACTGCAGTTGGTCAGCGTGTCGCTAGCGAGCGACGAACCCGCCACCACAGGAAAGACGCGATGA